In Salvelinus sp. IW2-2015 unplaced genomic scaffold, ASM291031v2 Un_scaffold4299, whole genome shotgun sequence, a single window of DNA contains:
- the LOC112077119 gene encoding transcription factor Maf, with protein sequence MASELAMSNSDLPTSPLAMEYVNDFDLMKFEVKKEPVEPDRNISQCSRLIAGGSLSSTPMSTPCSSVPPSPSFSSPSPGSGSEQKAHLEDFYWMSGYQPQLNPEALGFSPEDAVEALINSSHQLQSFDGYXRGQQFAGGAGGGGXMGGEEMGSAAAVVSAVIAAAAAQNGGPHHHHHHHNGGHHHQSPGVSSNGSSGGNHPHMGHLDDRFSDDQLVGMSVRELNRQLRGVSKEEVIRLKQKRRTLKNRGYAQSCRYKRVQQRHVLEGEKTQLVQQVDHLKAEISRLARERDAYKEKYEKLISNGFRENGSSSDNNPSSPEFFMSSRKFLHL encoded by the coding sequence ATGGCATCAGAACTGGCAATGAGCAACTCCGACCTGCCCACCAGTCCCCTGGCCATGGAATATGTTAATGACTTCGATCTGATGAAGTTTGAAGTGAAAAAGGAGCCGGTGGAGCCCGATCGCAACATCAGCCAGTGCAGCCGCCTTATYGCCGGGGGATCCTTGTCTTCCACCCCGATGAGCACGCCTTGCAGCTCGGTGCCCCCTTCTCCAAGCTTCTCGtcgcccagtccggggtcggggAGCGAACAGAAGGCACACTTGGAGGATTTCTACTGGATGTCCGGTTATCAACCGCAGTTGAATCCGGAGGCGCTGGGCTTCAGCCCCGAAGACGCAGTTGAGGCGCTGATCAACAGCAGTCACCAGCTCCAGTCCTTCGATGGCTATSCTAGAGGGCAGCAGTTTGCCGGCGGAGCCGGAGGAGGAGGCAMCATGGGCGGGGAAGAGATGGGCTCWGCCGCGGCGGTGGTGTCCGCAGTTATCGCCGCYGCAGCAGCCCAGAACGGGGGKccccaccaccaccatcaccaccacaacGGYGGCCACCATCACCAATCACCYGGKGTCTCGTCCAACGGCAGCTCCGGAGGAAACCACCCACACATGGGACATTTGGACGACCGGTTTTCGGACGACCAGCTGGTGGGCATGTCGGTGCGKGAGCTCAACCGGCAGCTACGGGgagtcagcaaggaagaagtgaTCCGGCTGAAACAGAAGAGGAGGACCCTAAAGAACAGAGGCTATGCGCAGTCCTGCCGCTACAAGCGGGTGCAGCAGCGGCACGTCCTGGAGGGCGAGAAGACGCAGCTCGTCCAGCAAGTTGACCACCTCAAGGCGGAGATCTCCAGGCTGGCCAGGGAGAGGGACGCATACAAAGAAAAATATGAGAAGCTCATCAGCAACGGCTTCAGAGAAAATGGATCCAGCAGTGACAACAACCCTTCCTCCCCGGAGTTTTTCAT